The Jiangella sp. DSM 45060 genome contains the following window.
CGGCCAGCGCGGCCACGTCCACCACGCCGTCGTCGACCTGACCGTGGCGGTGCGCCCGGGCGAGATCGTCGGCGTCACCGGGGCGTCGGGCTGCGGGAAGTCGACGACGCTGCGGCTGCTGGCCGGGCTCGAGCAGCCGCACGCGGGCACCGTCCGGCTCGGCGGCGCCGACATCTGGGCCGATGGACGCGCGCCGCGGCCGCCGCGGCCCGGATACGTGATGCCGGTCTTCCAGGATCCCGTGGCGAGCCTCGACCGGCGCTGGCCGATCTGGCGCTCCGTCACCGAGCCGCTCACCGTCGGGCGGCCGCGGATGTCCAAGCAGGAACGCATGGCCGCCGCGCGGGAGCACCTCGCCCGGCTGAGTCTCGACCACCTCGACGTGCGCTGCCTGCCGACGCAGTTGTCGGGCGGGCAGTGCCAGCGGGTGGCCATCGCCCGTGCCCTCGTGGCCGGTCCGGCGCTCGTCGTCGCCGACGAGCCGACCGCCAGCCTCGACGTCACCACCGCGGCCGGCGTCACCCGGGTGCTCCGGGAGGCCGCCGACCAGGGCACGGCGCTCGTGATCGTGAGTCACGACCAGGACCGCCTGAGCGTCCTGGCCGACCGGATCCTGCGGATGAACCGCGGCCGCGTCGTCGCAGAAGAGGTGCTGCGGCCGCTCGTCCACGCGCGAAGGGGCACCGATGAGTAGACGAGTTGGACGGCGGGCGCTGGCGGCAGTCGCGGCCCTCGCCGTGACGGTCCTGTCCGGATGCGCCGTCGAAGGCCAGGCCACCGATCCCGCAGGCGAGACCGACCGGCCGCTGCGGATCGCCACGACCTGGGCGATCGGGTCGCTGGACCCGATCACCGAGGCGTACTGGGCGCCCGAGTTCGGCTACGGCGAGCTGCTGATGCGCCCGACCGCCGACGGCGTCGTCGAGCCGTGGCTGCTGGAGTCGGCGGAGCCGGTCACGCCCACCGAGTGGGAGCTGGTGCTGCGCGACGGCGTGACGTTCCAGAACGGCAGCCCGTGTGACGCGGACGCCGTCGCCGCCGCGATCAACCACCAACTGGCGAACAACCCGGTGCTGCCGCCGATCGTGCCCGGCGCGACGGCCGCGGCCACCGGGCCGGACACCGTCGTGCTGACCACCTCGACGCCGGTGTCGTTCCTGCCCGCGCTGCTGGCGCAGGAGGACATGTTC
Protein-coding sequences here:
- a CDS encoding dipeptide/oligopeptide/nickel ABC transporter ATP-binding protein, which produces MTAPVVEGSGLSVTYGQRGHVHHAVVDLTVAVRPGEIVGVTGASGCGKSTTLRLLAGLEQPHAGTVRLGGADIWADGRAPRPPRPGYVMPVFQDPVASLDRRWPIWRSVTEPLTVGRPRMSKQERMAAAREHLARLSLDHLDVRCLPTQLSGGQCQRVAIARALVAGPALVVADEPTASLDVTTAAGVTRVLREAADQGTALVIVSHDQDRLSVLADRILRMNRGRVVAEEVLRPLVHARRGTDE